In Quercus robur chromosome 11, dhQueRobu3.1, whole genome shotgun sequence, the following proteins share a genomic window:
- the LOC126705352 gene encoding RING-H2 finger protein ATL74-like has product MIKGREDSGLSSKHIPCPHLSHYKWSTQTTLWLCLCLQYVCSSVFVLCVLSIFSISSSLNSHTSHHSLHMAQTYPPTLSPTMSTTCHDEPYEPAIDFNIMVIVAAILCAFVCALGLNSTLQCVFRCALTEPVHWVASRRLNSGLKKKEMVALPTSVYANSGSPSSSPSSASGCAICLMDFKDGDNIRVLPKCNHRFHVVCIDKWLLSHSSCPTCRHRLKSSDCMPPLEIATA; this is encoded by the coding sequence AtgataaaaggaagagaagacAGTGGATTATCAAGTAAGCATATCCCATGTCCCCATTTATCCCATTACAAATGGAGCACTCAAACTACTCTTTGGCTTTGTCTTTGCCTTCAATATGTTTGTTCctctgtgtttgtgttgtgtGTGCTCTCCATCTTTTCCATCTCTAGCTCTTTAAATTCCCACACATCTCATCACTCTCTTCATATGGCTCAAACTTATCCTCCTACACTTAGTCCAACCATGAGCACAACTTGTCACGATGAACCTTATGAACCAGCCATCGATTTCAACATTATGGTGATTGTTGCAGCAATTTTATGTGCCTTTGTTTGTGCTCTTGGCCTTAACTCTACGTTACAATGTGTGTTTCGATGTGCCCTCACCGAGCCAGTCCATTGGGTTGCCTCTCGTAGACTAAATTCAGggttaaagaagaaagaaatggtGGCTTTGCCAACTTCTGTTTATGCCAATTCAGGCtctccatcatcatcaccatcatcagcTTCAGGTTGTGCAATTTGCCTAATGGACTTCAAGGATGGTGACAATATAAGGGTCCTGCCCAAGTGCAACCATAGATTTCATGTCGTATGCATTGATAAGTGGCTGCTCTCTCACTCTTCTTGCCCTACTTGCCGGCATCGGCTTAAGTCCAGTGACTGCATGCCCCCTTTAGAGATTGCCACAGCCtag
- the LOC126705351 gene encoding choline-phosphate cytidylyltransferase 1-like: MEERPVRVYADGIYDLFHFGHARALEQAKKLFPNTYLLVGCCNDELTHKYKGKTVMNEKERYESLRHCRWVDEVIPDAPWVLTQEFIDKHQIDYVAHDSLPYADASGAGNDVYEFVKSIGKFKETKRTDGISTSDIIMRILKDYNQYVMRNLARGYTRKDLGVSYVKEKRLRVNMGLKKLQERVKKQQEKVGEKIQTVAKTARVHRNEWVDNADRWVAGFLEMFEEGCHKMGTAIRDRIQERLRVQQLKGLIYDEEVDDEYYEDSEEEEEEEYYDYEEEK; encoded by the exons atggaGGAGCGACCGGTTAGAGTATATGCGGATGGAATCTATGATCTCTTCCACTTCGGCCACGCCCGTGCTCTCGAGCAAGCCAAGAAACT GTTTCCAAATACTTATCTGCTTGTTGGATGCTGCAATGATGAACTCACCCACAAGTATAAGGGCAAAACTGTTATGAATGAGAAGGAACGATATGAGTCTCTCCGCCACTGCAG ATGGGTTGATGAGGTTATCCCTGATGCACCATGGGTGCTTACACAGGAGTTCATTGACAAACATCAGATCGACTATGTTGCACACGATTCTCTTCC TTATGCTGATGCGAGTGGAGCTGGAAATGATGTCTATGAATTT GTTAAGTCCATTGGGAAATTTAAGGAAACAAAACGGACTGATGGGATATCTACATCTGATATTATAATGAGGATTCTCAAAGATTACAATCAGTATGTGATGCGTAATTTGGCCCGTGGATATACAAGAAAGGACCTAGGTGTTAGCTATGTCAAG GAAAAGCGGCTTAGAGTGAACATGGGTCTGAAGAAATTGCAGGAGAGAGTGAAGAAACAACAAGAGAAAGTTGGAGAGAAG ATACAAACTGTAGCAAAAACTGCTAGAGTACATCGTAATGAATGGGTGGATAACGCAGATCGATGGGTTGCTGGATTTCTTGAGATGTTTGAAGAAGGTTGCCATAAAATg GGAACAGCTATTAGAGACCGAATACAAGAGCGGCTTAGGGTGCAGCAGTTAAAAGGACTTATATATGATGAGGAAGTTGACGATGAGTACTATGAAGActctgaagaagaagaggaagaagaataCTATGACTATGAAGAGGAAAAATGA